The Streptomyces sp. NBC_00691 genome has a segment encoding these proteins:
- a CDS encoding uridine kinase, producing MRYEAITWERLAEALAGRLDGTEPADGSGWLKVGVDGPPAAPGGELAERLAEALRTRGRSVLVAGTGGFLRPASLRYEYGKQDPDAYYDGWTDTGALWREVFGPLEPGGTGRVLPDLWDPARDRATRSPYVTLPPGGVLVLHGPFLLGHWFPFDLTVYLRLSAAALARRTEEAWTLPAFARYESEVAPGDAADVVVRADDPRHPAWAGFGG from the coding sequence ATGCGATACGAGGCGATCACCTGGGAACGGCTGGCCGAGGCGCTCGCCGGGCGGCTCGACGGGACCGAGCCGGCCGACGGGAGCGGCTGGCTCAAGGTCGGCGTCGACGGGCCGCCCGCCGCGCCCGGGGGTGAGCTCGCGGAGAGGCTGGCCGAGGCCCTGCGGACGCGCGGACGGTCCGTCCTCGTCGCGGGAACCGGCGGCTTCCTGCGCCCCGCGTCGCTTCGGTACGAGTACGGGAAGCAGGACCCGGACGCGTACTACGACGGGTGGACCGACACCGGGGCGCTGTGGCGGGAGGTCTTCGGGCCGCTGGAGCCCGGCGGTACGGGGCGGGTGCTGCCCGACCTGTGGGATCCGGCGAGGGACCGCGCGACCCGCAGCCCGTACGTGACGCTGCCGCCCGGCGGGGTGCTCGTGCTGCACGGGCCCTTCCTGCTCGGCCACTGGTTCCCCTTCGACCTCACCGTGTACCTGCGGCTCTCGGCCGCCGCGCTGGCCCGGCGCACCGAGGAGGCCTGGACCCTGCCGGCCTTCGCCCGGTACGAGTCGGAGGTGGCCCCCGGCGACGCGGCGGACGTGGTCGTCCGGGCGGACGACCCACGCCACCCGGCCTGGGCGGGGTTCGGCGGGTAG
- a CDS encoding SDR family NAD(P)-dependent oxidoreductase has translation MDTTTPTRVVVITGAGTGIGRAAARAFARQGATVLAVGRRTEPLRETAEGHPGIHPYVADITAEGAAEEIVRAAVTGHGRLDVLVNNAGISRGGPLGTLDRSVITPLLETNLVAPVLLTQAALPALREARGVVVNVTTTIGQRGWPANSVYPATKSALETLTRCWAVELAPAGVRVVAIAPGPVETPIADHMGLSPERLKALRDWQLAHVPLGRIGRPEEVAWAITALAAPDASFLTGTVLPVDGGALVA, from the coding sequence ATGGACACCACCACACCCACCAGGGTCGTCGTCATCACCGGCGCGGGCACCGGCATCGGCCGGGCCGCCGCCCGCGCCTTCGCCCGGCAGGGGGCGACGGTCCTCGCCGTCGGCCGCAGGACCGAGCCGCTGCGGGAGACCGCCGAGGGGCACCCCGGCATTCACCCGTACGTCGCCGACATCACGGCGGAGGGCGCGGCCGAGGAGATCGTCCGCGCCGCCGTGACCGGCCACGGCCGCCTCGACGTGCTCGTCAACAACGCCGGGATCTCCCGCGGCGGCCCGCTCGGCACTCTCGACCGCTCCGTGATCACCCCGCTCCTGGAGACCAACCTCGTCGCCCCCGTCCTGCTGACGCAGGCCGCGCTCCCCGCGCTCCGGGAAGCGCGAGGCGTCGTGGTGAACGTGACGACGACGATCGGCCAGCGCGGCTGGCCGGCCAACTCCGTCTATCCGGCGACCAAGAGCGCCCTGGAGACCCTGACCCGCTGCTGGGCGGTGGAGCTCGCGCCCGCCGGCGTCCGGGTGGTGGCGATCGCCCCGGGTCCGGTCGAGACCCCGATCGCGGACCACATGGGTCTCTCCCCCGAGCGGCTGAAAGCCTTGCGGGACTGGCAGCTCGCGCACGTTCCGCTGGGCCGGATCGGCCGTCCCGAGGAGGTCGCCTGGGCGATCACCGCGCTCGCGGCACCGGACGCCTCCTTCCTGACCGGCACCGTCCTGCCCGTCGACGGGGGTGCGCTGGTCGCGTGA
- a CDS encoding MerR family transcriptional regulator, translating into MRIGEVARRTGASPRALRHYEAAGLIASVRAANGYRVYGEDSVTRVTNIRYLLDAGLTLDDVSAFRSCLDGDMPSAPPSARGLEIARERLAVLDARIAAQTEARNRLARRLNVLPDRG; encoded by the coding sequence TTGCGCATCGGTGAAGTGGCCCGGCGGACCGGGGCGTCGCCGCGCGCCCTGCGCCACTACGAGGCGGCGGGCCTGATCGCGTCGGTCCGCGCGGCCAACGGATACCGGGTGTACGGCGAGGACTCCGTGACGCGGGTGACGAACATCCGGTACCTCCTGGACGCCGGCCTCACCCTGGACGACGTGTCCGCGTTCCGTTCCTGCCTGGACGGTGACATGCCCTCGGCCCCGCCGTCGGCCCGCGGCCTGGAGATCGCCCGCGAGCGGCTGGCCGTGCTCGACGCGCGGATCGCGGCCCAGACCGAGGCCCGGAACCGGCTGGCCCGACGTCTGAACGTGCTGCCTGACCGGGGCTGA
- a CDS encoding winged helix-turn-helix transcriptional regulator → MPRQQRRRSYDQHCAAARALDLVGDRWTLLVVRELLAGPRRYTDLHADLPGVSTDMLAGRLKDMEGAELVTRRRLPPPASAFVYELTPRGRELLPVLRTLAAWGAPDLGEPRPTDAVRAHWYAIPLLGAFAGLGAGVVQVTLDEGEFFVRVGGDGSVSYGDGAYGAATGEVPDARLRTDAATCRALAGGESTLAEAIEAGRAALERPVRAGRS, encoded by the coding sequence ATGCCACGTCAGCAACGCCGCCGCAGCTACGACCAGCACTGCGCCGCAGCGCGCGCCCTCGACCTCGTCGGCGACCGCTGGACCCTGCTCGTCGTCCGCGAACTCCTCGCCGGGCCGCGCCGCTACACCGACCTCCACGCCGACCTCCCCGGCGTCAGCACCGACATGCTCGCCGGCCGCCTCAAGGACATGGAGGGCGCCGAGCTGGTCACCCGCCGCCGACTGCCGCCGCCCGCCTCGGCGTTCGTGTACGAGCTCACCCCGCGCGGCCGCGAGCTGCTGCCCGTGCTGCGCACCCTCGCCGCCTGGGGGGCGCCCGACCTGGGCGAACCACGGCCCACCGACGCCGTCCGCGCGCACTGGTACGCGATCCCGCTCCTCGGGGCGTTCGCCGGGCTGGGCGCCGGTGTGGTCCAGGTGACCCTGGACGAGGGCGAGTTCTTCGTACGGGTCGGCGGCGACGGGTCCGTGTCGTACGGGGACGGGGCGTACGGCGCCGCTACGGGCGAGGTGCCGGACGCCCGGCTGCGCACCGACGCGGCGACCTGCCGGGCCCTCGCGGGCGGGGAGTCGACGCTCGCCGAGGCGATCGAGGCGGGGCGTGCGGCGCTGGAACGGCCGGTGCGGGCCGGCCGGTCGTAG
- a CDS encoding pyridoxal phosphate-dependent aminotransferase, which yields MEFRQSSKLSEVCYEIRGPVIEHANALEEAGHSVLRLNTGNPALFGFEAPEEIVQDMIRMLPKAHGYTDSRGILSARRAVAQRYQSMGLPEVDVDDVFLGNGVSELISMAVQALLEDGDEVLVPAPDYPLWTAVVTLAGGKPVHYLCDESADWYPDLDDMASKITDRTKAIVVINPNNPTGAVYPKEILEGIFALARRHGLMVLADEIYDQIVYDEAVHHPAASLAHDLIVLTFGGLSKTYRVAGFRSGWLVVTGPKEHARNYLEGLTMLASMRLCPNAPAQYAIQAALGGRQSIHELTAPGGRLREQRDRAWEKLNEIPGVTCVKPKGALYAFPRLDPAVHKIHDDEKFVLDLLLREKIQVVQGTGFNWPRPDHFRILTLPYADDLDAAISRIGRFLSGYRQ from the coding sequence ATGGAGTTCCGGCAGTCGAGCAAGCTGAGCGAGGTCTGTTACGAGATCCGGGGCCCGGTCATCGAGCACGCCAACGCGCTGGAGGAGGCGGGCCACAGCGTCCTGCGCCTCAACACCGGCAACCCGGCCCTCTTCGGCTTCGAGGCGCCCGAGGAGATCGTCCAGGACATGATCCGGATGCTCCCCAAGGCCCACGGATACACCGACTCGCGCGGCATCCTCTCCGCCCGCCGCGCGGTGGCCCAGCGCTACCAGTCCATGGGCCTCCCGGAGGTGGACGTCGACGACGTCTTCCTCGGCAACGGCGTGTCCGAGCTGATCTCGATGGCCGTCCAGGCCCTCCTGGAGGACGGCGACGAGGTCCTCGTCCCCGCCCCGGACTACCCGCTGTGGACGGCGGTGGTGACGCTCGCGGGCGGCAAGCCCGTGCACTACCTGTGCGACGAGTCCGCCGACTGGTACCCGGACCTCGACGACATGGCGTCGAAGATCACCGACCGCACCAAGGCCATTGTGGTCATCAACCCCAACAACCCCACGGGCGCTGTCTACCCGAAGGAGATCCTGGAGGGCATCTTCGCGCTCGCCCGGCGCCACGGGCTGATGGTCCTCGCCGACGAGATCTACGACCAGATCGTCTACGACGAGGCCGTCCACCACCCGGCCGCCTCGCTCGCCCACGATCTGATCGTCCTCACCTTCGGCGGGCTCTCCAAGACCTACCGGGTGGCGGGCTTCCGCTCCGGCTGGCTGGTCGTCACCGGCCCGAAGGAGCACGCCAGGAACTACCTGGAAGGCCTCACCATGCTGGCCTCCATGCGGCTCTGCCCCAACGCCCCCGCCCAGTACGCCATCCAGGCCGCGCTCGGCGGCCGGCAGTCGATCCACGAGCTGACCGCGCCGGGCGGACGGCTGCGCGAACAGCGCGACCGGGCCTGGGAGAAGCTCAACGAGATCCCCGGCGTCACCTGCGTGAAGCCGAAGGGAGCGCTGTACGCCTTCCCGCGCCTCGACCCCGCCGTGCACAAGATCCACGACGACGAGAAGTTCGTCCTCGACCTGCTCCTGCGCGAGAAGATCCAGGTCGTGCAGGGAACCGGCTTCAACTGGCCCCGCCCGGACCACTTCCGCATCCTGACCCTGCCGTACGCCGACGACCTCGACGCGGCCATCAGCCGCATCGGACGCTTCCTGAGCGGCTACCGGCAGTGA
- a CDS encoding DUF2293 domain-containing protein, giving the protein MDLVAPVVVEPLRRRRCSECLRGPLERMIVEFNAPVCLDCADLGHLVFLRRGDTALTRRAREGSTLWAVVVRHNRRRTRYERQGLLVEEAALAEAERSCLADAEARARRRTRDAARRAALDTEITEILRTEILRLFPAIPADRATEVAVHASAKGSGRVGRTAAGRSLDRGAVTAAVRASVRHVDTPYDTLLMRGVPRHQARTRVAPAIEAVLRAWRRDGDAGGRGRG; this is encoded by the coding sequence ATGGACCTCGTCGCGCCCGTCGTCGTCGAGCCGCTCAGGCGCCGCCGCTGCTCGGAGTGCCTGCGGGGACCTCTCGAGCGGATGATCGTCGAGTTCAACGCCCCGGTCTGTCTCGACTGCGCCGACCTGGGGCATCTCGTGTTCCTGCGGCGGGGCGACACGGCGCTCACCCGCCGGGCCCGCGAGGGCAGCACGCTCTGGGCCGTGGTCGTACGCCACAACCGGCGCCGTACCCGGTACGAACGCCAGGGCCTGCTCGTCGAGGAGGCGGCGCTCGCCGAGGCGGAGCGCTCCTGCCTGGCGGACGCGGAGGCCCGGGCCAGACGCCGGACGCGGGACGCCGCACGGCGCGCGGCGCTCGACACGGAGATCACCGAGATCCTCCGGACGGAGATCCTGCGGCTCTTCCCGGCCATCCCGGCGGACCGGGCCACGGAGGTCGCCGTCCACGCCTCGGCGAAGGGCAGTGGACGGGTGGGGCGCACGGCGGCGGGCCGCTCGCTCGACCGCGGCGCCGTGACGGCCGCGGTCCGCGCCTCCGTACGCCATGTCGACACCCCGTACGACACCTTGCTGATGCGGGGTGTTCCTCGGCACCAGGCCCGGACTCGGGTGGCACCCGCCATCGAGGCGGTGCTCCGGGCCTGGCGTCGCGACGGGGACGCCGGCGGCCGGGGGCGCGGCTGA
- a CDS encoding chaplin, with protein MRQIRRSGLATLLVTGGAIALSAGAAHADSGAQGAAVGSPGVGSGNTVQLPVHVPVNVCGNTVSVVGLLNPAFGNGCANRSAEKEPDGYGSEDGGGRSHKDEPGTPRGGEHAAGGSHGGGSSDGGSANGGGSTAETHVAGSPGVLSGNGLQLPVDLPVNVSGNSVNVVGILNPVFGNTSVNGPSKPTPPVETPTPRPQTPVRNVPVPQPETETAKPAPLPAPQGGTSTVALASTGSDSIGYTGAASAALLLGGALLYRRARRAADQA; from the coding sequence ATGAGGCAGATTCGCCGAAGTGGTCTGGCCACACTGTTGGTCACGGGTGGGGCGATCGCCCTCTCGGCCGGCGCCGCGCACGCCGACTCCGGCGCGCAGGGCGCCGCGGTCGGTTCGCCGGGCGTCGGCTCCGGCAACACGGTTCAGCTGCCGGTGCACGTGCCGGTCAACGTCTGCGGCAACACGGTCAGCGTCGTCGGCCTGCTCAACCCGGCCTTCGGCAACGGCTGTGCCAACCGTTCCGCCGAGAAGGAGCCCGACGGCTACGGCTCGGAGGACGGCGGCGGACGCTCCCACAAGGACGAGCCCGGCACCCCGCGCGGCGGGGAGCACGCCGCAGGCGGTTCGCACGGCGGCGGGTCCTCCGACGGCGGCTCCGCCAACGGCGGCGGGTCCACGGCAGAGACCCACGTCGCGGGCTCTCCCGGCGTGCTCTCCGGGAACGGCCTCCAGCTGCCCGTCGACCTCCCCGTGAACGTCAGCGGCAACTCGGTCAACGTGGTCGGCATCCTGAACCCGGTCTTCGGCAACACCTCGGTCAACGGCCCCTCGAAGCCCACGCCGCCGGTCGAGACGCCGACCCCGCGCCCGCAGACCCCCGTGCGGAACGTGCCGGTTCCGCAGCCGGAGACCGAGACGGCGAAGCCCGCCCCGCTTCCCGCTCCGCAGGGCGGGACGAGCACGGTCGCGCTGGCCTCCACCGGTTCCGACAGCATCGGGTACACCGGCGCCGCGAGTGCCGCGCTGCTGCTCGGTGGAGCCCTGCTGTACCGTCGCGCCCGCCGCGCCGCGGACCAGGCCTGA
- a CDS encoding SWIM zinc finger family protein, whose amino-acid sequence MTTPRGARGAVPRHDDRRRSFPQVAPREASDGRFAATWWGNAWVDALEDTALDPARLARGKAYAGRGHVDAITVTPGRVVAYVHGSRPRPYRTEIRMRTLGDDGWERFLDEAAARPDHIAALLDKDVPHALEAVTGLLPAPGDLVPDCSCPDDGYPCKHAAALCYQAARLLDEDPFVLFLMRGRGEQELLAELTRRNAALSAAETTAAAPPMPTVPARAVFDATERAGLPLPPPLPVPDRPGRPAVFPPDPDAPDPLALDLLASEAAVRAHAFLTTGHDPVAALTPWQDAVRLAAAHPGSGLTASTRALYRDLAYALDRTPTDLARAVSAWRQGGAAGLAVLEEPWDPPAGPFDRARPALIAADFPAFRPWRNRLSTESLQLRLGRDGLWYGYESDGGREDWWPRGAPDHDPVGALTDLLGR is encoded by the coding sequence GTGACCACCCCACGGGGCGCGCGCGGAGCGGTGCCCCGCCACGACGACCGCCGCCGCAGTTTCCCGCAGGTCGCGCCCCGAGAGGCGTCCGACGGCCGGTTCGCCGCCACCTGGTGGGGCAACGCCTGGGTGGACGCCCTGGAGGACACCGCCCTCGACCCGGCCCGTCTCGCCCGCGGCAAGGCGTACGCGGGGCGTGGCCATGTCGACGCGATCACCGTCACCCCCGGCCGGGTCGTCGCCTATGTCCACGGCAGCCGGCCCCGCCCGTACCGCACCGAGATCAGGATGCGGACCCTCGGCGACGACGGCTGGGAGCGGTTCCTCGACGAGGCCGCCGCCCGCCCCGACCACATCGCCGCCCTGCTCGACAAGGACGTGCCGCACGCCCTGGAGGCGGTCACCGGACTGCTGCCCGCACCGGGCGACCTCGTCCCCGACTGCTCCTGCCCGGACGACGGTTACCCCTGCAAGCACGCCGCCGCCCTCTGCTATCAGGCCGCCCGGCTCCTCGACGAGGATCCCTTCGTCCTCTTCCTGATGCGCGGCCGCGGGGAGCAGGAGCTGCTCGCGGAGCTGACCCGGCGCAACGCCGCCCTGTCGGCCGCCGAGACGACCGCCGCCGCGCCTCCGATGCCCACCGTCCCCGCCCGTGCCGTGTTCGACGCGACGGAGCGGGCCGGGCTGCCGCTGCCCCCTCCGCTGCCGGTCCCGGACCGGCCCGGCCGCCCGGCCGTGTTCCCGCCCGACCCCGACGCCCCCGATCCGCTCGCGCTCGACCTCCTCGCCTCCGAAGCCGCTGTCCGCGCACACGCGTTCCTCACCACCGGGCACGACCCGGTCGCCGCGCTCACCCCGTGGCAGGACGCCGTCCGGCTGGCCGCCGCGCACCCCGGATCCGGGCTGACCGCCTCGACCCGCGCCCTCTACCGGGACCTGGCGTACGCGCTGGACCGCACCCCCACCGACCTCGCCCGGGCCGTCTCCGCCTGGCGGCAGGGCGGCGCCGCCGGTCTCGCCGTCCTCGAGGAGCCGTGGGATCCGCCGGCGGGTCCGTTCGACCGGGCCAGACCCGCCCTGATCGCCGCCGACTTCCCCGCCTTCCGGCCCTGGCGCAACCGGCTCTCCACCGAGTCGCTCCAGCTCCGCCTCGGCCGGGACGGGCTCTGGTACGGCTACGAGTCGGATGGCGGCCGCGAGGACTGGTGGCCGCGCGGCGCGCCCGACCACGACCCCGTCGGCGCCCTCACCGATCTTCTGGGGCGCTGA
- a CDS encoding DEAD/DEAH box helicase, protein MAHTWTTSAAVFLPAALPREGRVAFWAPDGGALPDPGESGAERVELTVVRRHGSGARSRSVPALTLPVDAALPRLVAARHHPATHPASAGWGAAALHALHLVARGRLLPGLTADDLDAWRAGPLDADDIAHLRAVAAALPYEAHAVPVPGRGPLRLPDPEALVRAFLDAVADILPRTPAAAHAVGAPFAARAPQHLPRARAWAAEAAAGMDAGVRVSLRLDFSPYELFDAASGAEASDAGRTPRGERHAAAALLQVHSLADPTLVIDATALWAGDGEHFGPRARIDAVLALRRAARVWPPLARLLERDVPDVLAVTEDELYELLGPAAARLADAGVAVHWPRELARSLSASAVVSAAHTAPGSATDGTAFFDSEELLRFNWQLALDGDPLTEREMDHLAEAHRPIVRLRDQWVVVDPDLVRKARKRELGLLEPVDALAVALTGTAEVDGETVPAVPVGALAALRDRLLAGPEDVQAPPGLTATLRDYQLRGLAWLDLMTSLGLGGCLADDMGLGKTVTLIALHLRRARRAPTLVVCPASLLGNWQREVGRFAPDVPVRRFHGTERDLDGAEGGFVLTTYGTLRTSAAELAGREWGMVVADEAQHVKNPFSATARALREIPAPARVALTGTPVENNLSELWALLDWTTPGLLGPLKAFRSRHARAVENHEEIEHEEAVERLARLVRPFLLRRRKSDPGIVPELPPKTESDHPVSLTREQASLYEAVVRETMARIEEAEGIARRGLVMKLLTSLKQICNHPAQYLKEEAPRGSGTARLAGRSGKLALLDELLDTILAEDGSVLVFTQYVTMARLLADHLAARGIQAQLLHGGTPVAERERMVDRFQAGEVPVFLLSLKAAGTGLNLTRAGHVVHYDRWWNPAVEEQATDRAYRIGQTQPVQVHRLVAEGTVEDRIGEMLRAKRALADAVLGSGEAALTELTDRELADLVSLRRPS, encoded by the coding sequence GTGGCACACACCTGGACGACCAGCGCCGCCGTCTTCCTGCCGGCCGCCCTGCCCCGGGAGGGCCGTGTGGCCTTCTGGGCCCCCGACGGCGGTGCGCTGCCGGACCCGGGGGAGAGCGGCGCGGAGCGCGTCGAGCTGACCGTCGTCCGACGGCACGGCAGCGGCGCCCGGAGCCGGTCGGTCCCCGCCCTGACCCTCCCGGTCGACGCCGCGCTGCCCCGTCTCGTCGCGGCCCGCCACCACCCGGCCACCCACCCCGCGAGCGCCGGCTGGGGTGCCGCCGCCCTGCATGCCCTGCATCTGGTGGCCCGCGGCCGTCTGCTGCCCGGTCTGACCGCCGACGACCTCGACGCCTGGCGGGCCGGCCCGCTGGACGCCGACGACATCGCCCATCTGCGGGCCGTCGCCGCGGCCCTGCCGTACGAGGCGCACGCCGTGCCCGTCCCCGGGCGCGGCCCGCTGCGACTGCCCGATCCCGAGGCCCTGGTGCGTGCCTTCCTCGACGCGGTGGCCGACATCCTGCCCAGGACCCCGGCCGCCGCCCACGCGGTGGGGGCGCCGTTCGCCGCCCGTGCCCCCCAGCATCTGCCCCGCGCGCGGGCCTGGGCCGCCGAGGCGGCGGCCGGGATGGACGCCGGTGTCCGGGTCTCGCTCCGCCTGGACTTCTCCCCCTACGAACTGTTCGACGCTGCCTCCGGCGCCGAGGCCTCCGACGCGGGCCGGACGCCGCGCGGTGAGCGGCACGCGGCGGCCGCGCTCCTCCAGGTCCACAGCCTCGCCGATCCCACCCTCGTCATCGACGCCACGGCCCTCTGGGCGGGCGACGGCGAGCACTTCGGGCCCCGTGCCCGGATCGACGCGGTCCTCGCCCTGCGCCGGGCCGCCCGTGTCTGGCCCCCGCTCGCCCGCCTCCTGGAGCGGGACGTGCCCGATGTCCTGGCGGTCACCGAGGACGAGCTGTACGAGCTGCTCGGCCCGGCCGCCGCCCGGCTCGCCGACGCCGGTGTGGCCGTCCACTGGCCGCGCGAGCTCGCCCGCTCCCTCAGCGCCTCCGCCGTCGTCAGCGCCGCCCACACCGCGCCGGGCTCGGCGACCGACGGCACCGCGTTCTTCGACAGCGAGGAACTCCTGCGGTTCAACTGGCAGCTGGCCCTCGACGGCGATCCGCTCACCGAGCGGGAGATGGACCACCTCGCCGAGGCCCACCGGCCGATCGTGCGGCTCCGCGACCAGTGGGTCGTCGTCGACCCCGACCTCGTCCGCAAGGCGCGCAAGCGTGAACTGGGCCTGCTCGAACCGGTCGACGCCCTCGCCGTCGCCCTCACCGGCACCGCGGAGGTCGACGGGGAGACCGTGCCCGCCGTCCCCGTCGGGGCGCTCGCCGCGCTCCGCGACCGGCTCCTCGCCGGGCCCGAGGACGTGCAGGCTCCGCCCGGACTCACCGCCACCCTCCGCGACTACCAACTGCGCGGCCTCGCCTGGCTGGACCTGATGACCTCGCTCGGCCTCGGCGGCTGCCTCGCCGACGACATGGGCCTCGGCAAGACCGTCACCCTGATCGCCCTCCATCTGCGCCGCGCCCGGCGCGCCCCCACCCTCGTCGTCTGCCCGGCCTCGCTCCTCGGCAACTGGCAGCGGGAGGTGGGGAGGTTCGCCCCCGACGTGCCCGTCCGGCGTTTCCACGGCACCGAGCGCGACCTCGACGGCGCCGAGGGCGGATTCGTCCTCACCACCTACGGCACTCTGCGGACGAGCGCCGCCGAACTGGCAGGGCGGGAGTGGGGGATGGTCGTCGCCGACGAGGCCCAGCACGTCAAGAACCCGTTCTCCGCGACCGCGAGGGCGCTGCGCGAGATCCCCGCACCCGCCCGCGTCGCCCTCACCGGCACCCCCGTGGAGAACAACCTCTCCGAACTCTGGGCGCTCCTCGACTGGACCACGCCCGGTCTCCTGGGCCCGCTCAAGGCCTTCCGCTCCCGGCACGCCCGCGCCGTCGAGAACCACGAGGAGATCGAGCACGAGGAGGCCGTCGAGCGGCTCGCCCGGCTCGTCCGCCCCTTCCTGCTGCGCCGCCGCAAGTCCGACCCCGGCATCGTCCCCGAGCTGCCGCCCAAGACGGAGTCCGACCACCCCGTCTCCCTCACCCGGGAACAGGCCTCGCTGTACGAGGCGGTCGTCCGCGAGACCATGGCGCGGATCGAGGAGGCCGAGGGCATCGCCCGCCGGGGTCTCGTCATGAAGCTGCTGACCTCCCTCAAGCAGATCTGCAACCACCCCGCGCAGTACCTGAAGGAGGAGGCGCCGCGCGGCAGCGGCACCGCGCGCCTCGCCGGCCGGTCGGGGAAGCTCGCCCTGCTCGACGAGCTCCTGGACACGATCCTCGCCGAGGACGGCTCGGTGCTCGTCTTCACCCAGTACGTGACGATGGCGCGGCTCCTCGCCGACCATCTGGCCGCGCGCGGCATCCAGGCCCAACTCCTCCACGGCGGCACCCCGGTGGCCGAGCGGGAGCGGATGGTCGACCGTTTCCAGGCCGGTGAGGTGCCCGTCTTCCTGCTCTCCCTCAAGGCCGCGGGGACCGGCCTCAACCTCACCCGGGCCGGCCATGTCGTCCACTACGACCGCTGGTGGAACCCGGCCGTCGAGGAGCAGGCCACCGACCGGGCCTACCGCATCGGGCAGACCCAGCCGGTCCAGGTCCACCGGCTCGTCGCCGAGGGCACCGTCGAGGACCGGATCGGCGAGATGCTCCGCGCCAAGCGGGCCCTGGCCGACGCCGTCCTCGGCTCCGGCGAGGCGGCCCTCACCGAACTGACCGACCGCGAGCTCGCCGATCTGGTGTCCCTGAGGAGGCCCTCGTGA
- a CDS encoding DUF6343 family protein yields MRSGNEPATARSPLRMRFWLGLWGLLWAAFGTTVFALLGRPGWAAACGVLFLVVLVDLAMVVRHIRQGPHWQPGRNVPPYEPDHGGTRR; encoded by the coding sequence ATGCGTTCCGGGAACGAACCGGCGACCGCGCGCAGCCCCCTGCGCATGCGCTTCTGGCTGGGCCTGTGGGGGCTGCTCTGGGCCGCCTTCGGCACGACCGTCTTCGCGCTGCTCGGCCGACCGGGATGGGCCGCGGCCTGCGGCGTCCTGTTCCTCGTCGTGCTGGTCGACCTGGCGATGGTGGTGCGCCACATCCGCCAGGGCCCGCACTGGCAACCTGGCCGGAACGTTCCGCCGTACGAACCGGATCACGGCGGCACGAGGCGCTGA
- a CDS encoding tetratricopeptide repeat protein has translation MADRNPETHVIDFRAAEHLLAARDPRGAVKLLDSVIAAHPENTAARLLRARAFFAAAQLRPAQLEFELVLEREPDNAFAHFALARTFERSGLTAQATRHFRLAAALDPKPEYLRAAGFDTEQ, from the coding sequence GTGGCCGACAGAAACCCGGAAACGCACGTCATCGACTTCCGCGCAGCCGAGCATCTGCTGGCCGCGCGGGACCCCCGTGGCGCCGTGAAGCTCCTGGACTCGGTGATCGCCGCCCATCCCGAGAACACGGCGGCGCGTCTGCTGCGGGCCCGCGCGTTCTTCGCGGCCGCGCAGCTGCGACCCGCGCAGCTGGAGTTCGAGCTGGTCCTGGAGCGCGAGCCGGACAACGCCTTCGCGCACTTCGCCCTCGCCCGGACCTTCGAGCGCTCCGGCCTGACCGCCCAGGCCACCCGGCACTTCCGCCTCGCGGCGGCGCTGGACCCGAAGCCGGAGTACCTCCGGGCCGCCGGGTTCGACACGGAGCAGTAG
- the coaE gene encoding dephospho-CoA kinase: MLKVGLTGGIGAGKSEVSRLLVSYGAVLIDADRIAREVVEPGTPGLAAVVEAFGEHVLTAEGTLDRPRLGSIVFADPDRLATLNALVHPLVGARSAELESRAGQGDVVVHDVPLLTENGLAPLYDLVVVVDASPETQLDRLVRLRGMAESEARARMSAQATRAQRLAVADLVIDNDGPLDALEPQVRKVWDELERRASAE; the protein is encoded by the coding sequence ATGCTGAAGGTGGGCCTGACCGGCGGGATCGGCGCCGGCAAGAGCGAAGTGTCACGGCTGCTCGTCTCGTACGGGGCCGTGCTGATCGACGCGGACCGGATCGCCCGCGAGGTCGTCGAGCCCGGCACACCGGGGCTCGCGGCCGTCGTCGAGGCCTTCGGAGAGCACGTCCTCACCGCGGAGGGGACGCTCGACCGGCCGAGGCTCGGCTCCATCGTGTTCGCCGACCCCGACCGTCTCGCCACCCTCAACGCCCTCGTGCACCCGCTGGTCGGGGCCCGGTCGGCGGAGCTGGAGAGCCGTGCGGGCCAGGGGGACGTCGTCGTCCACGACGTACCCCTGCTCACCGAGAACGGGCTGGCGCCCCTGTACGACCTGGTGGTGGTCGTGGACGCCTCCCCGGAGACCCAGCTCGACCGGCTCGTACGGCTCCGGGGCATGGCCGAGTCCGAGGCACGTGCCCGGATGTCGGCCCAGGCCACGCGGGCGCAGCGGCTGGCCGTCGCGGATCTCGTGATCGACAACGACGGGCCTCTGGACGCCCTCGAACCGCAGGTGCGGAAGGTCTGGGACGAGCTGGAGCGCCGCGCCTCGGCGGAATGA